The nucleotide window CAGCATGATCGAATCGGTCGCGCCGATGCTCGGCTGCTATCCGGAACGAGCCGTGATCAACGCGGGCGCGGTGATGTTTCACGGTGTCACCGACGATCCGCTGTCGCGGGCGGCGGCCGTGCTCGGCGATCCGGCGACGGCCGAACGGCTGAGGGATCGAGCCATCCGCAGCTACCAGCGCGTCGGTGCGACCTGGTGGCGCGATCAACTCCTCGCGCAGCACCGGGCCCCGGCCCCATCGGATGGCGGTCGCCACGATGCTTGGGTCCTCCGACCGGCAGCCGCCGGGTTGTGGATGATCGGCCCGGCAGACAACCCCAGCATGATGCGGGCGCTACGAGGTTTTCGAATCCTGCAACGGCTACTGCGGACGCCCGGCGATCCGGTCCCCGCACTCGAGTTGATCACCGAGGGAGGGCCGACGGTGATCCAATCCGATCTTGGTCGCACGGTGGACGCGGAAGCGCTGTCGGCCTATCGGCAGCGGCTGACCGAGATCGATTCCGAACTGATCGAAGCCGACAACTGGTCAGACCTTGCCCGGTCCGAGCTGTTGCGCGCGGACCGAGACGCATTGCTCGCAGAGATCCGTTCGGCGACTGGGCTGAATGGCCGCCGTCGACCGTCCGGATCGACGCACGAACGCGCCCGAGTGGCCGCCACCAAGGCCATCGGCGGAGCGATCGACCGGATCAGCAGCGTCGACGGGCCACTCGGCGAGCACCTTCGCCGATCGATCCGGACTGGCGGCGAGTGCAGCTACCAGCCGGTCGGAGTCCAACCGGACTGGATGCTCGACTGACCAACCCGGATCTAGATCGTTGTCGCCCGCGACACCGGGCTCTCGTTCCAGCGTCGATCCAACGCACTGATCAGGTACGTGTAGCGCTGCCCGGATTCGGCGGTTTCGTCGAGGTAGCTCTGCATCCGGCCGTCGGTCCGCCGCACGGTGGCCAGCAGGTGGGTGGCGTCGGCAAGATCACGACCGCTCGGCCGGACCCGGCCGTCGAAGCGCCAGATCGCGTACGAGGTTGCCTCGCTGTGCCCGCCCCGGGGCGACGACCAGCGTAAGGTCACGCCGTCGCTGCCGCGGTCGGCGTCGTACAGCTCCGGCCGACGCGGCGGGTTACCGCCGAGGTGGCGGATCGGCGGGATGATCGCGGGACGGCTGTAGTGCGTGTCCACCATCAGGGTGGTTGAGCCGTGGGCGTCGGCCCGTACATCCTTGGCGCTGAAGAAGACGTCGCCGTCGACCTGCGGATAGTCGTGGTTGAAGGTCAGGTGGTTGCTCAGCTCGGCCGGGTCGGTGAAGACACCGCTGGTCTCCTTGTAGGTGGCCTGGCCGATGTAGAGGTGCACGTCGGTGTGATCGACAACGTCGGCCCACCACGGCGTGAGCTTGGCGTAGTCGGCGACGGCGAGCCCGATCTGCCAGTAGATCTGCGGGTTGATGTAGTCGATCCAGCCTTCCTTCACCCAGCGGCGGGTGTCGGCGTAGTTGGCGTCGTAGGACTGGGTGCCGCCGGTGTCGGAGCCACGAGGATCGTCGGCCTTGTTCCGCCAGATGCCGAAGGGGCTGACGCCGAATTTCACCCAGGGCTTGCGCCGGTGGATCCGTTGCTGCATCTCGGCGGCCAACAAGTTGATGTTGTGGCGCCGCCAGTCGCCGATGTCGGTGAAGCCGTCGCCGTAGCGGGCGAAGGTGTCCGCGTCGGGCAATTCCTGGCCGGCGACCGGGTAGGGGTAGAAGTAGTCGTCGAAGTGCGCGCCGTCGACGTCGTAGCGCAGCACCGCGTCCAGCATGGCGTCCTCGACGAACCTGCGGACCTCGGGGATGCCGGGGTTGTAGTAGAGCTTCGGGCCGTAGGGAAAGATCCAGTCCGGATGCACCCGGCCGGGGTGGGTCGGAACCAGCTGGTTCGGGTCGGTCTGCATCGAGACCCGGTACGGGTTGAACCAAGCGTGGTATTCGAGATTTCGCTTGTGTGCTTCGGTTATCTGGAAGGCGAGCGGATCGTAGCCGGGGTCCTTGCCTTGGGTGCCGGTCAGGTATTGCGACCACGGCTCGTACGGTGACGGCCAGAAGGCATCGGCGGTCGGCCGGACCTGCGAGATCACCGCGTTCAGGTTCAGCTTCTTCGCCAGGTCGAGCCAGGCAACGAACTCGGCTTGCTGCTGTTCGATCGTCAGCCCGGTCGCGCTCGGCCAGTCGATGTTGACCACGCTGGCGATCCACATCGCCCGGAACTGATGTTTCGGCCGGAAGGGATCCGTGTGGCCTGATTGCCGACCGCCGGGCTGTCGCTCGTGTGCGGCGGCCGGCAGCGTGCCGACGGAGACCGCGAACGCGCCGCCGACGCCGGTGCCCGCGGCAAGTTGCAGAAATCGTCGACGGTCCACGTTGACCATGAGTGCTCCCAACTCCCGACTCGGTGTCGAGCGACAGCATGCCACGGACGCGCGGCTACGTCACTTGTTTGCCGGAAGTTCGTTCGTCGCGTGAATCGCCAACGTCTCGCCCTGGCCGGCAGCAGCTTCAGTCCGATCACCGCGGCAATGATCCCCGCCAAGAAGATGATCTTGAGTGCCGACACCGCTTCCTCTCCGGTGATCATGGCGAAGCCGACGGTCAGGGCGGCGCCGACACCGGTCCAAACCGCGTACGAGGTGCCGATCGGGATCCGCTTGGTGGCCCAGCCGAGTCCGAGCATGCTCAGTGCGAGGGCGATGAAGAAGATGACGGCCGGCAGCAGCCGGCTCAGCCCGTGCGAGTGGCCGAGGGCGGTGGCCCAGACGGCCTCGAAGACGGCACTGATCAGCAGCACGATCCACGCCATGATCAACTCACCACCTTCAGGCCGACGACGCAGCCGACGAGCATGATCAACAACAGCATCCGGCCCACGCTGGCGCGCTCCTTGCCGGTGATCACGCCCCACAGCACGGTCAGGCTGGCGCCGATGCCGACCCAGATCGCGTAGGCGGTGCCGGTCGGGATCGAGGTCATCGCGTACGCCAAGCCGGCCATGCTGCCGGCGAGTCCGAGCACGAAGATCACCGCTGGTCGCCAGCGTTTGAAACCTTGGGACGCCGACAGTGCGGTGGCCCAAACGGCCTCCAACATGCCCGCGATGATCAGGACGACCCAGGACACGACAACTCCTTCTCGAGCCGGCCACGTGGGCCGGTTCTGAGTCAGTCTTGTCCGATGCGGGTACTGCTCCCTCGTCCGCCGAGCCCGAGAACCGGGCTCGCGATTTCGAGGGTAGCAACTCCCCTTTTCCCGGGCCAATCCGCGATCTTGACGGCGACTCTGCAGGTGTCAGGTGATCATGCTGCCCCCAGCTTCCGCCACATCATCCACTCGGGAGTGCTGCTGCCGGAACAGTCCCCGACCGCTACGCGGTCGCCCGCTCTCGCATCCGAGCGGGCAGGAACGTCCGCCTTCTCGCCATCCGCGCGGGCACCGGGATCCGCTTGCGCTGCCACGGCGGCGTGCCAGACGGCGGTTGCGAACCTGTTGTTGCCGAGGTCGTGGCTACCGGAGTCATTGACGATCAGCACCCGGCCGTAGCGGGTTCGCCACACGTAGGTGCCCGGCACGGGTTGCCTCACGGACCAGCCGCCGTGGGTTTTGATCCGGTGCTCGGTCTCGCCGAGTGGACCCAGATTGTGCAGCCCGGTCTGGCCTGGCGGGGCGTTGCCGCCGGGCCCGCCGGTTCGCCGGTAGGCGACGGTGTGGTCGGCCTGCATGGATCTGCTGCGGTTGGCCGAGTTGGGAAAGCAACTGGCCGGGGTCCTGGCCAGCAGGGCGTTGCGCATCGCATCGGGGACTTCGTAGGCGTCCACCGGGTGGATGTCGGCGTGGTTGAGGACGGGTTGTAGCCGGATTTGGCAGCCGGCGCCGAGCCAGTCCCGGATCTGGGAGGCGAGGATCGGGCCGATGCCTTCGGCTCGGGCGACGCCGTGGCCGGTGGTGGCGGTGTCGGCGGAGATGTGGACGTGCAGAACGACCTTGGGCAACAGTTTGGTGGGGTCGATCCGGGCCAGCCAGAACGCGGTGTCGCGGTCCAGTCGGGGGTCGGGGTTGATCGGGATCGGGACCCGGCGCAGGTCACCATGATCAACTTCGAACCCGATCGTCCCGCAACCATCCCGGCTCGTCGACTCGTGATCATGCTCGCGCGTCAGCTCGCGATCGTCGGTGACCACGGTTTGCCGCTCTCCGGTGGCAGTGTCGGTGGGTGCCGGGTCCTTGCCGTACGCGGCTTCATGATCGTTCGTGCTCTGGTGGCGGCGGTGGTTCTGACCGGCAGGCTGCTGATCTTCTAGCCGCCGCGGATGGCCCGGGTCTTCGGTCTGCGAATGCTCGCCACCGGCGGTTCGGTCAGCATCACTCGCCGGTGTTTCGTCGTGGTCGCGGTCCTCGGACTCGTGATCATGGCGGTTCCGCTGCGACCAAGATCAACAACCAGCCAGACGAAAGATCGAGGTCTAATGACCGCCTTGGCCGAGCATCCGGACGTATTCGGCGTCGGGCCACGCATGTCCTGGGACGGCGAATCACCGATGCCCGAGAACCTGAGTACCAATCCTGGGATCTACGTCAACCGACTCCACCCGTGCTGCGCTTGGTCGCCAACACCCCCG belongs to Microlunatus elymi and includes:
- a CDS encoding glycoside hydrolase family 10 protein produces the protein MVNVDRRRFLQLAAGTGVGGAFAVSVGTLPAAAHERQPGGRQSGHTDPFRPKHQFRAMWIASVVNIDWPSATGLTIEQQQAEFVAWLDLAKKLNLNAVISQVRPTADAFWPSPYEPWSQYLTGTQGKDPGYDPLAFQITEAHKRNLEYHAWFNPYRVSMQTDPNQLVPTHPGRVHPDWIFPYGPKLYYNPGIPEVRRFVEDAMLDAVLRYDVDGAHFDDYFYPYPVAGQELPDADTFARYGDGFTDIGDWRRHNINLLAAEMQQRIHRRKPWVKFGVSPFGIWRNKADDPRGSDTGGTQSYDANYADTRRWVKEGWIDYINPQIYWQIGLAVADYAKLTPWWADVVDHTDVHLYIGQATYKETSGVFTDPAELSNHLTFNHDYPQVDGDVFFSAKDVRADAHGSTTLMVDTHYSRPAIIPPIRHLGGNPPRRPELYDADRGSDGVTLRWSSPRGGHSEATSYAIWRFDGRVRPSGRDLADATHLLATVRRTDGRMQSYLDETAESGQRYTYLISALDRRWNESPVSRATTI
- a CDS encoding DMT family transporter codes for the protein MSWVVLIIAGMLEAVWATALSASQGFKRWRPAVIFVLGLAGSMAGLAYAMTSIPTGTAYAIWVGIGASLTVLWGVITGKERASVGRMLLLIMLVGCVVGLKVVS